Proteins from a genomic interval of Thermoanaerobacterium thermosaccharolyticum DSM 571:
- a CDS encoding small ribosomal subunit Rsm22 family protein codes for MELPLELITAIENETEAIPTNKLAALVSDISKRYRDKNYSDKFLNGYDETIAYVVYRMPATYGAIYTVLNHVKEVYNDFRPKSLLDVGAGPGTAMWAATAIWHDIDQITLLEKDENMINIGKKLSSNSHYDSIKNAKWLKIDLNRSFDAHRHDIVIASYSIGELNEDVQSKIIKKLWESANDILIIIEPGTKIGFSRIKRAREALISLGAHVIAPCPHDKKCPIKDNDWCHFSSRIQRTSLHRKVKNGELPYEDEKFSYICVSKKPCKTIKSRIIRHPQIRKGHIILDLCTKDSIKKVTVTKSHGDIYKKARNMRWGSAFE; via the coding sequence ATGGAACTACCATTAGAACTTATCACTGCCATAGAAAACGAAACAGAAGCTATACCTACAAATAAATTAGCAGCTTTAGTTTCGGATATTTCTAAGCGATACCGTGATAAAAACTATTCTGATAAATTTTTAAACGGATATGATGAAACAATCGCTTATGTCGTATACAGGATGCCTGCTACGTACGGCGCAATATACACTGTTTTAAATCATGTAAAAGAAGTATATAATGATTTTCGCCCAAAATCTCTTTTAGATGTAGGGGCAGGCCCTGGAACAGCCATGTGGGCGGCAACTGCTATATGGCATGATATTGATCAAATAACGCTTCTGGAAAAAGACGAAAACATGATAAATATCGGCAAAAAGTTATCTTCTAATTCACATTATGATTCTATCAAAAACGCAAAGTGGCTAAAAATAGATTTAAATAGATCATTTGACGCTCACAGACACGATATCGTCATTGCATCGTATTCCATTGGTGAGCTAAATGAAGATGTACAGAGTAAAATAATAAAAAAACTGTGGGAAAGTGCTAATGATATACTGATCATTATAGAGCCAGGAACTAAAATCGGCTTTTCTAGGATAAAAAGAGCCCGGGAAGCTCTGATATCGCTTGGTGCGCATGTAATCGCACCCTGTCCGCATGATAAAAAATGTCCCATAAAAGATAATGATTGGTGCCACTTTTCCTCGCGCATACAGCGAACAAGCTTGCACAGAAAGGTTAAAAATGGCGAACTTCCATACGAGGATGAAAAATTTTCGTACATTTGTGTGTCAAAAAAGCCTTGCAAAACAATAAAAAGCAGAATCATAAGACATCCGCAGATAAGAAAAGGCCACATAATATTGGATTTGTGCACAAAGGATAGCATCAAGAAAGTCACGGTCACAAAAAGCCATGGAGATATTTATAAGAAAGCCAGAAATATGAGATGGGGTTCTGCTTTTGAATGA
- a CDS encoding helicase C-terminal domain-containing protein, with translation MIKEKIKVSVRDLVEFILRSGDLNSEFVGNGNRRALEGARIHRKIQKSKNENYTKEVSLKYEAEYDDFILAVEGRADGIIIENGNVTIDEIKTTNAQLNDIDDNYNPLHLAQAKCYAYIYSIQNDLVAINIQLTYYQIDNDEIKYLRYTYSIDELKAFFEDLLKKFYNWAMISYSWINERNSSIEKIDFPYKNYRKGQRKLAVTVYRTIEREKKLFVQAPTGIGKTISTIFPSIKAMREGMTSKIFYLTAKTIAGTVADETFKMLRDKGLRIKTLDITAKEKICLNERTECTPESCPYAKGHYDRINDAIMDMILNEDDFSRAKIEEYAKKHTVCPFEFSLDLSLWSDVVICDYNYVFDPNVGIKRFFQDKSDFTLLVDEAHNLVDRSREMFSAELFKKEFLSLKKSMQGKSSKIEKVLSKINSIFLQMKKQCGENNFFVAKEKQVALDGYLRQFIGEAELYLVNNKKSSKCDELIDLYFKSLSYLKISDMYDSSYMTYVEKDGDDVKIKLFCLDPSKLLSQTLQKVRGTIFFSATLLPITYYKSLLGGSHEDYAICLDSPFDTKNRMILIADDVSTKYKDRENTREKVAEYIDAVVWKKPGNYIVYFPSYEYMNMIYEIYKDRGTNMIIKQESSMSEDDKESFLKMFEDEKKGIIAFCVLGGIFSEGIDLKNDRLIGVIIVGVGLPQICLERDIIKDYFEEKYGLGYEFAYLYPGFNKVMQSAGRVIRTETDRGVILLIDERFLHKNYIKLFPKEWFPYIKVNKNNIEAYLDGFWRNL, from the coding sequence ATGATTAAAGAGAAGATAAAAGTTTCAGTTAGAGACTTGGTAGAGTTTATATTGCGCAGTGGTGATTTAAACAGTGAGTTTGTCGGAAACGGCAATAGAAGAGCGCTAGAAGGGGCAAGGATTCATAGAAAGATACAGAAATCTAAAAATGAAAATTATACGAAAGAAGTCTCATTAAAGTACGAAGCAGAGTACGATGATTTTATCCTTGCTGTTGAAGGCCGTGCGGATGGCATCATTATTGAAAACGGCAATGTTACGATAGACGAAATAAAAACTACAAATGCTCAACTAAATGACATTGATGATAATTACAATCCGCTACATTTGGCACAGGCAAAATGCTATGCTTATATATACTCTATTCAGAACGATTTGGTTGCGATAAATATTCAACTAACGTATTATCAGATTGATAATGATGAGATTAAATATTTGAGATACACGTATTCTATAGATGAGCTAAAAGCATTTTTTGAAGATCTTTTAAAAAAGTTTTACAACTGGGCAATGATATCATACAGTTGGATAAATGAAAGAAACAGCTCCATAGAGAAGATAGATTTTCCTTATAAAAATTACAGGAAAGGTCAGAGAAAGCTAGCCGTAACTGTCTACAGGACGATTGAAAGAGAGAAAAAACTCTTTGTACAAGCGCCTACCGGAATAGGTAAAACAATATCTACAATTTTTCCATCGATAAAGGCTATGAGGGAAGGGATGACGTCAAAGATATTTTATCTGACGGCTAAAACAATTGCTGGTACTGTTGCAGATGAGACGTTTAAGATGCTAAGGGATAAGGGGCTAAGAATTAAGACGCTTGATATCACTGCAAAAGAGAAGATATGTTTAAATGAAAGGACTGAATGCACCCCTGAGTCATGCCCATACGCAAAAGGCCATTATGATAGGATAAACGATGCTATAATGGATATGATTTTAAATGAAGATGATTTTAGCAGGGCAAAAATTGAGGAGTATGCAAAAAAACATACGGTATGTCCATTTGAGTTTTCACTAGACTTATCTTTATGGTCTGATGTTGTAATCTGCGATTACAATTATGTTTTTGACCCAAATGTCGGGATAAAAAGATTTTTTCAAGATAAGAGCGATTTTACTCTACTTGTGGATGAAGCCCACAACCTTGTAGACAGGTCAAGGGAGATGTTTTCTGCAGAGCTTTTTAAAAAAGAGTTTTTATCATTAAAAAAGTCGATGCAAGGGAAAAGCAGTAAAATAGAGAAGGTATTATCGAAGATTAATTCTATTTTTCTTCAAATGAAAAAACAGTGCGGTGAAAATAATTTTTTTGTGGCGAAAGAAAAACAAGTTGCTTTGGATGGCTATTTAAGGCAGTTTATAGGTGAAGCTGAATTGTACCTTGTAAATAATAAAAAATCATCCAAATGCGATGAGCTTATAGATTTGTATTTTAAATCATTATCTTATTTGAAAATTTCTGATATGTATGATTCGTCATATATGACGTACGTAGAAAAAGATGGTGATGATGTAAAAATTAAGCTATTCTGCTTGGATCCGTCTAAATTATTAAGTCAAACGCTTCAGAAAGTCAGAGGGACAATATTTTTTTCTGCCACACTTCTTCCGATTACATACTATAAGTCGCTTTTAGGAGGGAGCCATGAAGATTACGCAATTTGCTTAGATTCACCTTTTGATACTAAAAACAGAATGATTCTTATAGCAGATGATGTATCTACAAAGTACAAAGATAGAGAAAATACGCGAGAAAAAGTAGCGGAGTATATTGATGCAGTTGTGTGGAAAAAGCCAGGGAATTATATTGTGTATTTTCCATCATATGAGTATATGAACATGATATATGAGATTTATAAAGATCGAGGAACGAACATGATAATCAAGCAGGAGAGCAGTATGAGTGAGGATGACAAAGAGAGTTTTTTAAAGATGTTTGAAGATGAGAAAAAGGGAATCATAGCCTTTTGCGTGCTAGGAGGTATCTTTTCGGAAGGCATTGATTTGAAGAATGATAGATTAATCGGCGTTATAATTGTAGGTGTCGGTCTTCCTCAAATATGTCTTGAAAGAGATATAATAAAAGACTACTTCGAAGAAAAGTATGGGCTTGGATATGAGTTTGCTTACCTTTATCCTGGCTTTAATAAAGTGATGCAATCAGCAGGTCGTGTTATTAGAACTGAGACTGATAGAGGTGTTATTTTGCTTATAGATGAAAGATTTTTGCATAAGAACTATATAAAATTATTTCCTAAGGAATGGTTTCCGTATATTAAAGTCAATAAAAATAATATAGAAGCATATCTTGACGGCTTTTGGAGGAATTTATAA
- a CDS encoding 4'-phosphopantetheinyl transferase family protein — MVEVYATKITRNVDEEEYSKLLEAVSEEKRWRVKKIKKFDDALRTLLAEAMLRVTLVKEFGLKNSDIVFYKNEFGKPFLKGKNIFFSISHSGEWASIAVDCDNLGVDIEKVRDINLNVAKRFFSMEECNDMMKKDDKIDYFFTLWTLKESYVKALGKGLYVPLKSFTVKLEKEIKLYGENKNKFYFKQFNIDVGYKLAVCAQNNMFQNNVNVIKQDDLLNNIFNFL; from the coding sequence ATGGTGGAAGTGTACGCTACAAAAATCACGAGAAATGTAGACGAAGAAGAATATAGTAAATTATTAGAGGCAGTGTCAGAAGAAAAGAGATGGAGAGTTAAAAAGATTAAGAAATTTGATGATGCACTGAGGACTCTTTTGGCAGAGGCAATGCTTCGAGTGACATTAGTAAAAGAATTTGGACTAAAAAACAGCGATATCGTATTTTATAAGAATGAGTTTGGGAAACCTTTTTTAAAAGGCAAAAATATATTTTTTAGTATATCCCATTCAGGAGAGTGGGCATCTATAGCTGTAGATTGTGATAATTTAGGCGTTGACATAGAGAAGGTAAGAGATATCAATTTAAATGTGGCAAAGCGTTTCTTTTCGATGGAAGAGTGTAATGATATGATGAAAAAGGATGATAAAATAGACTACTTTTTTACTCTTTGGACACTAAAAGAAAGCTATGTCAAGGCACTAGGCAAGGGACTTTATGTTCCATTAAAATCATTTACTGTAAAATTAGAAAAAGAAATTAAGCTTTATGGAGAAAATAAAAATAAGTTTTATTTTAAGCAGTTTAATATAGATGTTGGATATAAATTGGCAGTCTGTGCTCAGAATAATATGTTTCAAAATAATGTTAATGTCATAAAACAAGATGATTTATTAAATAATATTTTTAATTTTTTATGA